Within the Osmerus mordax isolate fOsmMor3 chromosome 21, fOsmMor3.pri, whole genome shotgun sequence genome, the region GGTTCTAGACAGTGGCAGGGGTTCTAGAACCGGAAAATTAAGGAGATAATGGTGGTTCTAGAAACCCCCCTGTGAGGGTTTGCCACAGAGAACGGCATCATCAcatcatctcccccctcctcctccccccccccccaggtgctggGTTTTGGCTgcagctccttctctctgctgtttGACGACATCGAGACGGAGATGTGTCCTGCAGACAGGAAGACCTTCAGCTCCTTCGCTCACGCCCAGGTCTCCGTCACCAACGAGGTCTACCTGCATCTGGGGGAACCGGGCACCTTCCTGTTCTGTCCCACAGGTCAGAGAACACCCACCACCCGACTAGAACCCTGCAGAACCCAGCTGATCTAATCTGATGGAATACCttcagtatgtgtgtctgtgtgtgtgtgtgttctctcagaTTACTGCGCTGCGTTCTGCACTCCTAACGTGTCCCAGTCCTCCTACCTCCAGACCGTGGGAGAGAAGCTGCTGCCAGGTGTGGACGTGCTCTGGACCGGTACGTAAACTCTGACCCCTTACCCCTAAACCAAACCAAACACACCAGAACTGAATACAACTGGACTTTGAAAGTCCATGAAACAAAGACCAAAAAATTTAAGAGAATactgttctctccccctccctctcccccccccccccctcccccctcctcccccaggacccAAGGTGGTGTCCCACATCATCTCCGTGGCGTCCATAGAGGAGGTGTCCTCGGTGCTGCGGAGACCGCCGGTTATCTGGGACAACATCCACGCCAACGACTACGACCCCCAGAGACTCTTCCTGGGGCCGTACAAGGTGTTCCTTCAGGGTTCCTTCAGAACCATAACGGTGTATAAGGTGTACCTTTCCAGAACGTTCCAACTGTCGTATTTCAACAACTTCCTCCTCTGACCTCTAACCTCTCCGTGACCTTCCTAAGGACCGGCCCGTGGAGCTGATCCCCAAACTGAGGGGAGTTCTGACCAACCCCAACTGTGAATTCTACCCCAACTTCGTAGCCGTCCACACCCTGGCCACCTGGTGCCGGTCCGGgacgggaggggcaggaggggcaggaggggcaggaggggcaggaggggcggGCGGAGCGGGCGGAGCGAGGGATGTGGACATGAGTGAGTGGACGGGTAACCCATGACTGTctggtgtgagagcagagtcCTATTGTTCCATCCCCCTCTGacacatccctccttccccgttccctccccccttcccttctctcctcccctcctctcctcctccctctcatctccttcgacctcctccacctcccctcccccacctccctcccccccaggtgagGAGGGTCCAGGGCAGGAGTCCTCTTTCTGCCCCCAGAGAGCTCTAACTCTGgccctgactgactggctgcagGAGTTCCTCACCAACGACCAGGCTGGAGGTACGGGATATCACGCACACGcgtgcaaacacacagcacagacatggATACACGCATGCTACTGCACAGAACATGCATGGCATATGTACATGCATGTTCTGTACAGCACAACCCGTACTGCACAGAACATGCATGGCATATGTACATGCATGTTCTGTACAGCACAACCCGTACTGCACAGAACATGCATGGCATATGTACATGCATGTTCTGTACAGCACAACCCGTACTGCACAGAACATGCATGGCATATGTACATGCATGTTCTGTACAGCACAACCCGTACTGCACAGAACATGCATGGCATATGTACATGCATGTTCTGTACAGCACAACCCGTACTGTACAGAACATGCATGGCATATGTACATGCATGTTCTGTACAGCACAACCCGTACTGTACAGAACATGCATGGCATATGTACATGCATGTTCTGTACAGCACAACCCGTACTGTACAGAACATGCATGGCATATGTACATGCATGTAGGAAACACATGGATTCTCACATACTGGTAATGCTTGTGTCACGGCCATTGCCTGGACcccttgtttttggttttgccctacCCTAGTGTTTTCCTGGCTCGTTGTctacacctgtgtctcgttcagtTCTCGTTAGTTTCATTGTGTCCACTTGTgtcttgtttgtttctgtgtatttaggttccagttttgtgtccagtctttgtcttgtcatttaCCCTTTGTCCCTGTGAGCACCCTGTCTGTTTCCCGGTTTTGCGTAATAAACCCTTTTGTTCGACAATGCCTGCTGACTCTCTTGCATGTGGGTCCTACCCCGCCTCTCGCCGTGACGGCTTGTCTGAATGTGTGGAACTTGATTTGGTTTGTGTCTGTTTTATTTGAGGGTTTAATCTGTGTGCAGTGAAATCCCTCTGACACAAACAGGATTAGACTACTTTGGATGGTTTGCTgtcacagactgacacacacacactctctccctcctcccccccaggcccccgccctccctcccacaccctgAAGAAGGACTCCTCCGACGATGAGCCCATGCAGACGGAGGCGGGAGACCCCGTGCATGTGCCGGGCCCGGGGGAGAACCCGCTGTACACGGCAGAACCGCTCACCCTGGAGGACCTGGTTCTGCTGGCGGAACTGTTCTACCTGCCCTACGAGCACGGGCCGCGGGCCAGAACCATGCTGGAGGAACTGGACTGGCTGAAGAaccacagccagccagcaggaATGGGGGAGGACAagcaggtgagggggaggggggaggggggtgggagggaggggagggagggaggggagggggtttcTGCCTTTGTCTCACCATCTTTTCCTgtcacaaatcacacacacctttttgttcaaaatgtttttcagaaaatattttttcaacctttagaaacttttagtgtttttttttaattcattttCAAACGTTTGgaaactccctccctctctctcttcccctctctctcctgcctgcagACCGCAGAGTGGAACTCGAGGGCCGATCGTTTCGACAACATGTGCGGCGCCGTAGTCCAGATGTTTAACCGCCTGTCCAACGCGCCCAACAGGAGCATCCTGTACGACCTGTACAACTACATCTGCGACATCAAGAGCGGCGTGGGCCTGGCGCGCGCATATGTCAAGACTCTGGGTAGCTATGACATCACAGTACAAGAGAACACTGGGTAGCTATGACATCATAGTACAAGAGAACACTGGGTAGCTATGACATCACAGTACAAGAGAACACTGTGTAGCTATGACATCACAGTACAAGAGAATGCCTGTGTCAGAACACTGGGTAGATATGACATCACAGTACAAGAGAACATTGAGTAGCTATGACATCACAGGACATCGACCTATTCCCTCCACAGGGGGGCGTGGTCGCCCCTCGGCCCAGCTGATGAACAACGACCCAGAGCCCTGGGGGTTTAGAGGAGGGCTGTCTGGGGAGTTCCAGGTACCTTCACCCTGGTGGTGCTCCCACACCCCCTACACGCCCCCTACACACATCTTTATCACAGTTCATCTACGTTCAC harbors:
- the ogal gene encoding protein O-GlcNAcase; translation: MPKPIASQGGSEAGKRRFISGVVEGFYGRPWTMEQRTDLFRREQKWGLNTYLYAPKDDYKHRMYWRDLYTPQEAEQLKALISAAKQHDVEFIYAISPGLDITFSSSKEVATLKRKLDQVLGFGCSSFSLLFDDIETEMCPADRKTFSSFAHAQVSVTNEVYLHLGEPGTFLFCPTDYCAAFCTPNVSQSSYLQTVGEKLLPGVDVLWTGPKVVSHIISVASIEEVSSVLRRPPVIWDNIHANDYDPQRLFLGPYKDRPVELIPKLRGVLTNPNCEFYPNFVAVHTLATWCRSGTGGAGGAGGAGGAGGAGGAGGARDVDMSEEGPGQESSFCPQRALTLALTDWLQEFLTNDQAGGPRPPSHTLKKDSSDDEPMQTEAGDPVHVPGPGENPLYTAEPLTLEDLVLLAELFYLPYEHGPRARTMLEELDWLKNHSQPAGMGEDKQTAEWNSRADRFDNMCGAVVQMFNRLSNAPNRSILYDLYNYICDIKSGVGLARAYVKTLGGRGRPSAQLMNNDPEPWGFRGGLSGEFQRMLPCHGNRDLFRQPPMTTVYSIRPYCPQDQAEVQKVFREMQRDGEGKIPPSSQPELLSDGLSAGRLPPSPQCGYILEDEGGVCGYVLGLTDAKAAGTQSALSESVQGDFPSLLTMQLRPRVSDPAPAHRMISSLLASLKTSGSRGVFCEVRHDDRRMLDFFAKTGSFAPLKTAALPPGVVAMGTKL